A window of Microbacterium sp. Root61 genomic DNA:
GCCGAAGAACACCAGCTAAGAAGGGATGTGCAATAGCCATGTGCACACGAGTTGTATGGGCGGACGCCAACGGATCAGTCATCGTTGGCAGGAACATGGATTTCCACATGGATCTCCTCTCCAACCTCTGGAAGTACCCGCGCGGTATCGAGCGCACCGACGGAGTGCACGGAAACCTCCAGTGGCGTTCGAAGTACGGAAGCATCGTGGCCACCGCGTTCGACCTCATCGCCACGGACGGAATGAACGAGGAGGGCTTCGCCGGGCACATCCTGTGGCTCGCCGAGTCCAACTACGGCAAGCCTGAAGCCTCGGCAACCCAGCTGAGCCAAGCCGTGTGGCTGCAGTACTACCTGGACAACTTCGCCACGGTTGCGGAAGCGGTCGAGTGGACCAACCAGTCGCAGGTCGAGATCGCGCAGCTGTTCGACCCGACCGGTCACCTGGTGCCGACCTTGCATCTGGCGATCAACGATCCGACGGGCGACTCTGCGATCATCGAATACACCGACGGCAAGCCCAAGGTCTACCACAGCCGTGACTACAAGGTCATGACCAATTCGCCGACCTACGACAAGCAGCTTGACCTCGTCAAGGTCTACCAGGGTCTCGGTGGCGACCAGCCATTGCCGGGTTCAACTCTGGCCAGCGATCGTTTTGCCCGCGCGCTCTTTTATGTCGAGCACCAGGTCCAGCCCCAGACACAGGTCGATGCGATCGCGGCCATGTTCAGCATCATTCGCAACGCGGCGCAGCCGTTCCGCACGCCGGAGCCGGGCAAGCCAGATGCGTCGCAAACGATCTGGCAGGTGGTGCTCGACCTCACGAACAAGCGTTACGTTTTCGAATCGACGACACGCCCCGGGATGGTCTGGGTTGATTTCGACGAAGTCAGCTTCACCGAGGGGACCAAGAGTCTGAGGCTCGACCTCGTCAGCCGGCTTGCGCTCGAAGGCGGCCTGGCAGGCGACGTGAGCCACAAGTTCACCGACGTCGGCGAGCTCGCGAGCGACGCACTGGCTACGGGAGTGAAGGCACTCGAGTTCGTAGCCAACAAGCAGGACGAGTTCGAAGAGATCAAGAAGGCGGTTCAGTCCTTGGTTGGCAGCAAGAAGTAGAGGAATGCGAGAGCGGGCTGCCGGCCTTGAGCGCCCGCTCTCGCTCCCAGCCCCGGTGTCCGCACCGCGCGAACGCGCTCGGCGGCGTAGGGCACACCAAGATGACCGCTCCAGTCATCCGTGACCGTGGAAGGACGCGAGGTGCAGGCGCTGCAGGCGCGCGAAGACATCACGCCGGTGAGAGTCGTCCTCGCCTTCGCACGAGGAATACTCCTCCCCCGTCGCGCACACGTGCTCGCGGAGTTCGTGCGCGAGCTTCACGGCTGAAATCCCCGGACGCAGTCTCCACGGAGTTGCATGGTCGCCGCGTCGCTCCTCGCTCCCGGTTTCCGCTAGATGCCCTGAGCGAGGCGGTAGTAGGCCTGGTTCCACCGCAACTCGCGCTGGAACCCCCGCACCGTGGTCTCTTCGTCGATGACGACGAGCTCGGTCTTCGAGATCTCAGCGAAATCGCGGAACACATCGAGGCCGACCGCGGTGGTCATGACGGTGTGGTGCGCAGCGCCGGCCGCAAGCCAGCAGGCGGTCGAGGTAGCGAAGTCGGGGGCGGGCTTCCAGACGGCGCGTCCGATGGGAAGCTTGGGCAGATCGGGCGCGTCGACGTTGGTCACGACGTTCGCAACCAATCGGAACCGGTCGCGCATGTCGCTCATCGCAACGACCACGGCTGGACCGGGATCGGCAGTGAAGACGAGACGTACAGGGTCGTCCTTCCCGCCGATGCCGAGCGCGTGCACCTCCAGGCGAGGCCTCGTCGTGGTGAGCGACGGCGACACCTCGAGCATGTGCGCCCCCAGGATGCGCTCGGAGCCGGGAACGAGGTCGTAGGTGTAGTCCTCCATGAGGCTCGCGCCGCCTGGAAGGCCCGCGCCCATCACGTTCGCGACGCGGACCAGGATCGCGGACTTCCAGTCGCCCTCGGCGCCGAAGCCGTAGCCCTCGGCCATCAGTCGTTGCACAGCGAGGCCGGGCAGTTGCTTGAGGGCGCCCAGGTCTTCGAATGATGTGGTGAACGCTCCGAAACCGCCCTCCTCGAGGAATGACCGCAGGCCGAGCTCGATGGCCGCACCGTCGCGCAGCGACTGGTGCCGCTCCGCACCGGGGAGCAGCTCGTCGGCCACGTCGTAGGTCTGCAGGTACTCCGCAACGAGGGCGTCGATATCCGCTTCAGACTGCGCGTCGACCGCGGTCACGAGCTCGTTGACACCCCACGTGTTGACCTGCGCGCCGAAGCGGATCTCGGCCTCGGTCTTGTCACCTTCAGTGACCGCGACGAACCGCATATTGTCGCCGAAGCGCGCGAGCTTCAGGCTGCGCGATGCGGCCCAGCCCGCAGCAGCGCGCTGCCAATCCTCGATCTGTTGCACGACAACCGGGTTCGATGCGTGTCCGACCACTGTCTTGCGGGCGACGCCGAGACGAGTCTGGATGTATCCGAACTCACGGTCGCCGTGTGCGGCCTGATTCAGATTCATGAAGTCGAAATCGATGTCGGCCCACGGCAGCTCCACGTTGGCCTGCGTGTGGAGATGCAGCAGGGGCTTCTGCAGCGCGTCCAGTCCCGCGATCCACATCTTCGCCGGACTGAATGTATGCATCCACGCGATGATGCCGATCACGTCGTCGCGTGAGTTCGCCTCGAGTGCGAGACGGCGGATCGAGTCGGAGTCCTTCAGCACCGGCTTCCACACCACCCCGACGGGCAGTCCTGACAGCCCCTCGACGACCGCCTGCGACTGCTGCGCGACCTGCCGCAGCGTCTCGTCGCCATAGAGACTCTGACTGCCGGTGACGAACCACACCTCATACTGATCGAGCGAGGTGGACAGTGACTGACGGGTCATAGAGAGTTCCTTCTGGGATTTCGATGTTCGTATTCAGAGAGCCTGAATGGCAGTTCTCTCGACCGCGAGGCCGGACTGGTAGCGGGTGAGATAGGCGGCGAAGCCGCGGACATCCTCGGCATCGGGCTCGACGACGACGACGTCCGCGTCCTGGAACGCACGCTCGCGCAAGTAGCCGTCCAGATCGATGTGGCCCGCCTCGAACAGGTACGCGGCCAAGACGGCGATCCCCCACGCGCCGCCCTCGGATGCCGTCTCGGCAACGGCGACGGGCACGTCGAGGGCGCCCGCGAGGAACCGCTGCGCGACACCTACGGTGCGGAACATGCCACCGTGGGCGAACATGGTCTCCAGCGTCACGTCTTCGCCGTCGAGCACCCGCATGCCGAGCGCCAAGGTGCCGAAGACGCCGTACAGCTGGGCGCGCATCACATTCGCGAGGGTGAAGCGACTGTCGGGTGCGCGAACGAAGAGCGGACGACCTTCGTCGAGTCCCACGATCGGCTCGCCCGCGAGGTGGTTGTATGCCAGCAGACCCCCGGCATCCGGTTCCCCATCGAGCGCCTCGCGAAAGAGCACCTCGAACACGTCGTCGTTGCCCAGGTCTCTGCCGGACACCGTCGCGAATCGCGCAAACAGGCCGACCCACGCGGCGAGCTCGCTCGCGCCGTTGTTGCAGTGCACCATCGCAACCGGATCCCCCGCGGGCGTCGTCACGAGGTCGAGTTCGTGATGGGTGTGTGCCAGCGGCCGCTCGAGCACGACCATCGCGAAGATGCTCGTGCCTGCGCTGATGTTGCCGGTGCGCGGTGCGACCGAGCAGGTGGCGACCATGCCGGTGCCGGCGTCGCCCTCTGGCGGACAGAACGGGATGCCTGCCGTCAGCGCGCCCGACGGGTCGAGCAGCGCCGCGCCTTCGGCGGTGAGCTCTCCAGCCGCCTGACCGGCGACGAGGACTTCGGGCAGCAGCTCCGATATCCACAGACCGGGTGCGCGCTCGGCGACGAGCCGGTCGAACTTGTCGAGAAGAGGTCCGTCGAAGTCGTGGGTGCCGGCGTCGATGGGGAACATTCCCGAGGCATCCCCGATACCCAGCACCTTTCGCCCCGTCAGACGCCAGTGCACGTATCCAGCGAGCGTCGTCAAGAAGTGCACATCGGTGATGTGCGGTTCCTCGTCGAGCACGGCTTGGTACAGGTGCGCGACAGACCAGCGCAACGGGATGTTGACCGCGAACAGTTCGGACAGGACCTCGGAGGCTTGTCCCGTCGTGGTGTTGCGCCACGTGCGGAACGGCACCTGGAGTTCGTCGGCGGCGTCGAAGGCGAGGTAGCCGTGCATCATCGCCGACACGCCGATCGCGCCGAACGTCGACGGGGCTACATCGTAGTGTTCGACGACGTGCGCGACGAGGTCGGCGTAGGCGGACTGCACACCAGACCAGACGGCCTCGAGCGAGTAGGTCCAGGTGCCATCCTCGAACCGGTTCTCCCACTCGTGGCTTCCGACGCCGAGCACTCGGGACGGGTCGTCGGCCGAGACCAGGCACGCCTTGATGCGCGTGGAGCCCAGCTCGATCCCCAGCGCGGTACGGCCGTCGACGATCGCCTGGACCGCGGCATCGTGATCCATCACTTCTCCCCGGCGTCCCGGCGCTCGTCTGAGGACTGCCCGTAGACGTTCTGGTAGCGAATGAAGAGGCTGTCGATCGCGTCCTGCGGGATAGGGATGAGTGGACCCGCCTCCCGGGCGTAGTGCACCGTGCGGGCGACGTCCTCGACCATGACGGCGGCCTTGACCGCATCCTTCGCCGAGACGCCGATCGTGAACGGTCCGTGGTTCTGCATCAGCACCGCACGCGAACGGTGACCGCTGAGCGTCTCGACGATGCCCCGGCCGATCGAATCGTCGCCGATGATCGCGAACGGACCGATCGGGACCGGGCCGCCGAACTCGTCGGCCATCGCCGTGAGCACGCACGGGATCTCTTCGCCGCGCGCCGCCCATGCCACCGCGAAGGTGGAGTGCGTGTGCACCACTCCCCCCACCTCGGGCATATTCCGATACACGTATGCGTGAGCCGCGGTGTCACTTGACGGGCTGCGGTCGCTGCCGGGTGAGCCGGGCACGACGTCACCGTCCAGATCGCAGAGGATCATGTTCGCCGGTGCGAGATCCTCGTACGACACTCCCGACGGCTTGATCACGAAGAGGTCCGCGCCCGGTACCCGACCCGAGATGTTGCCCCCGGTCCAGACGACGAGCTCGTACCGCACCAGTTCGCTGTGCAGGGCCGCGACATCTACGCGGACCGCGTCGATCGCTGCCTGGATCTCCGGGGTGAAGTGAGTGGCGTCCGCAGCCATCGTCCTGTCTTTCGGTTCGGTCTGGTCGGGGATTGCGGTCATTTGGGTCGCCTGGCAGTGAGCACGCGCTGCAGCAGGACGAAGACGAGCAGGATGCCGCCCGTGATGATCGTGAGGTACTCCGGCCGGATGGTGCCGTCTTTCGTGATGATCATCCACAGCGACGCGAGCACGAGCGATCCGACCACGGATCCGAGCACATAGCCCGCTCCGCCGGTGAGGAGCGTGCCGCCGATGACGACGGCGGCGATCGCGTCGAGTTCCCATCCGATGCCCGTGACGTTCTGCGCCTTCCCTCCGACCTCCGCGGTGTAGACCACGGCCGCGAGGCCGGCGAGTGCACCGCTGATCACGTAGATCCACACCCGGGTGCGAGCGACGGGAAGACCCATCAGCTGCGCCGAGGACTCGGCGCCGCCGATGCCGTACACGGTGCGGCCCATCCGAGTTCGGTGCAGGAACATGAACGCGGCGATCACCACGATGACCGCGATGAAGAAGCCGGGCGTGAGCACGAGGTCGTTGACCTTCGGACCATCGATGAGTTTGAGGTCCGTTGCGATCAGGAGGATGGGCGCATCCTTCGGGGCTTGGACGGGAACCGTCGAGAGGATCGATGCCAGACCTCGCGCAAGGAACATCATCGCGAGCGTCGCAATGAACGGCTGCACGTTGAAGTACTGGATCATCACACCCGACACGAGTCCGAACAGCGCACCGAAGACGATCATCAGGAGGATCGCCAGCCACCCGTTGACGCCGATGTTCATCAACATGACGCCGGCCACAGAGGTGAAGGCCACGACGGCCCCGACTGATAGGTCGATTCCGCCGGAGAGGATGACCACTGTCATGCCGACGGCGAGGATGATCGTCGGCGCGAAGCTGACGAGCAGGCTCGACATCGTCCCGGCGTGGAAGACCCGGCCGTAGGCGATCTCCGCGTATACGAGCATGACGATCAGCAGCACGACGGCGGCCAGTGTCGGGATCATCGACTGATTGCGCTCCCACAGACGGTGGAAGAGCCCGACCCGGTCGGGACGCTCGACTCCGAGGAGCGGGGCTGAGACTGGCGCGCTCACGCGACGGCCTCCTTTCGGGAACGTTCACGTCCGAGGCCGAGGATGTAGTTCCTCACCCGCTCGGACTGCAGCAGGCACAGCACGATGATGACGACCGCTTTGAAGGCGGGCGTGGCGGCGGCCGACACACCGAGGAAGAGCACCGTCTTGTTGAGCGTTGCGATCAGCAGCGCTCCGATAGTGGAACCGAGGATCGAGAACTTTCCTCCGGCGAGGGAGGTCCCGCCGATGACGACCGCGAGGATCGCGTCGAGCTCCATCTGGTAGCCGGTACCGGACACATCGACGGTCATCACCTCCGACACTGTGAACAGACCGCCCACCGCGGCCAGAACGGCGGACAGCACGTAGACGGTGATCAGGATCGGGCGAGGACGGATGCCGGCGAGTCGGCTTGCCGCTGGATTGATGCCGATCGACTCGATCATCAGTCCCAGCGCCGTCCGCCGCATGATCAGGGAGACGACGACGACGATGGCGATCGCCGCGACGAAGCTGATCGGCAGGCCGAACACCTGCCCGTTGGAGATCTGCTGGAACGGCTGATTGGACGCATTGGTGTTCTGACCGCCGGTGATGACGCGGGCGATACCGCGGGCGGCGAGCATCATCACGAGCGTGCTGATGAACGGCTGGAGTCCCACGACGGCGACGAGCAGACCGTTGACCAGACCGAGCAGCGCTCCGAGGAGCAGAGCGATCCCGATCGCGGTGAACATCGCGCCGACCGAGTTCGGGTCATTGATCGCACGCAGCGTCTCCATCGCCGCCGCGCCGCCCACCGCCATGACCGAGCCGACGGAGAGATCGATTCCTTTCGTGGCGATCACGAATGTCATGCCGAGCGCGATCATGATGATCGGCGCCGACACCCGCAGGATGTCGAGCACGTTGCCGGAGAGCAGACCCGTGGTCGGGTTGACGCCGATCGCCAGGTAGCTCGAGTCCTTCATCACGTTCAGGGTGAGCAAGAGTGCGATGCCCACCAGGCCCCAGAACCACGAGGTGCGGACGAGCGTTTTCAGGAAGGACGTCATGAGTTTTCTCCTCCGGCGAGCGCCTCGGCCTGAATCACTGCCTGCTCCTCCGACTCGGCGGCGATGATCGACACAATCCGCTCAGCTGTCACGTCAGGTCCGTTCACGATCTCGCCGACCTTCTCGTGATCCTTGAGGATCACGATCCGCTCGGAGAGCCGCACGACCTCCTCGAGCTCTGACGAGATGAACACGACGCTCATGCCCGCTTCGGCGAGTTCGGCGACGGCCTCCTGAATGTCTGCTTTGGCCCCCACATCGATGCCGCGGGTGGGTTCGTCGAGCAGCAGCAGGTCGGGCTCGGTCGCGAGCCAGCGGCCCAGCAGAACCTTCTGCTGGTTGCCTCCGGAGAGCAGGCGGATCGGGCGGTCAGGGTCGTTGGGGCGCACGCTGAAGCGCTCCATGTAGGTCTTCACGAGCTGGTCGACCTCACGCGCCGGCACCCGCCGTAGCCATCCGCGTTTGGCCTGCACTGCCAGCATGATGTTCTCGCGTACGCTCAGGTCGCCGATGATGCCGTCCTCTCGGCGGTTCTCGGTCGAGTAGGCGACGTGCTTTCCGAGGCCGGCGACGGGCGTGGTGATGTTCACCTTCTTGCCCTGGATGCGGACGGTGCCGGAGTCGGCGCGGTCCGCGCCGAAGATGAGGCGAGCGAGTTCGGTGCGGCCCGCGCCGAGCAGTCCGGCGAATCCGACGACCTCGCCCTTGTGGATCTCGATGTCCGTGGGTGCCAATGCGCCCTTGCGGCCGATGCCCTCGGCTGCGTAGACGGGGGTCGCGGTGCGATCGCGCACATCGACCTGACGGTTGGAGCCGAGCGCGCGCAGCGCATCCAGGTCCTTGCCGATCATCTTCGAGATGAGCTGGGTGCGATCGAGCTCGCGCTTGAGGTACTCGCCGACGAAGCGGCCGTTGCGCAACACCGTGATGCGGTCGCTGATCGCGTAGACCTGGTCAAGGAAGTGCGAGACGAAGAGGATCGCGACACCCTGATCGCGCAGGCGCCGGATGACGGTGAACAGCACCTCGACCTCTGCGGCGTCCAGGCTCGAGGTCGGCTCATCGAGGATGAGCACTTTGGAGTCCGTGACCATCGCGCGGCTGATCGCCACGAGCTGCTGCAGCGCAAGTGAGATCGAAGACAGTGGGGCACGGGTGTCGAGGTGACCCAGGCCCATGCCCGCGAGGGCGTCCTTGGCCCGGGCATGGGTCTTGCGCCAGTTGATGCCGAGCGCTCCGCGCACCTCGTGACCGAGCATCACGTTCTCGCCGATCGTGAGGTTCGCGCAGAGATTGACCTCCTGGTACACAGTCGAGATGCCGGCGGCCTGCGCGGATGCCGTGCCCGTCAGGCGACGCTTCTCGCCGAAGACCAGGATCGACCCGGAGTCGATCTGGTAGACCCCGGTCAGGGCCTTGATGAGCGTCGACTTGCCTGCGCCGTTCTCACCCATGAGGGTGTGGACTTCGCCGGGCAGGAGTCGGAAGTCGACTTCATCGAGTGCTTTGACACCGGGGAATGTGATCGATACGCCGAGAACCTCGACGATCGGGGGGGATTCGGTCATCGCTGACGAACTTCCTCGAATGGGGCGGATAGCGGTGGGTGGTCGGGGAAGGAACGGGGACCGCCGATCTCGGCGATCCCCGTTCCTGTCAGAGGGTGAGTTTGCTCAGCCTCGGTGGCTCAGAATCCCTGGCCGTCGGCGAGTGCCTTCTCGCCGGCCTCGGCGGAATCGAACGTGGCGCTGTCCACGATGATCACGGACTCGACCTTCTCGCCCGCGAGCGTCTTGTTGACCGCGTCGACGGCGATGTCGCCGAAGAAGGGGTTGTACTGGGCGACGAAGCTCAGCTGCCCCGCGGCCAGTGCTTCGAGCGCACCCGTGGTGCCGTCGATGGTGGCGATCTTGACGTCGGTGCCGGGTACCAGACCTGCCGCGGTGACGGCCTGGGCCGCGCCGATACCCATCTCATCGTTCTGGGCGAAGATGAACTGGATGTCGTTGTTGTTGGCCTTGAGGACCGTCTCGATGACGGACTTGCCCTCGTCCGTCTTCCAATTGGCCGTCTGTGCGCCGACCTTGTTCAGGCTGGCAACGCTGCCGACCTCGGAATCGAAGCCCTCGTTGCGCTCGTTCACCACCGAGAGCCCGGGAACGCCCTCGAGCACGAAGTAGTTCGCGCCCTCGGGGAAGGTCTCGACGGTCCAGGCTCCCACCGACGCGGCGACCTGGAAGTTGTCGGGCGCGATGCGGGTCACGTAGAGGTCTTCACTCGCGTCGACGCCGCGGTCCAGAAGGATGACCGGGATCTCAGCCTCCTGCGCAAGCTTCAGCGAGTCCTCCCAACCCGACGCCTCGGTCGCGGTCAGCAGGATCACATCGACCTCGTCGTTGACGAAGGTCGCGAACGCGTCTAGCTGCGACTTCTGATCGCTCGGGCTGGCGGCCGGAGCGTACTTGAGCTCGAAACCCGCCTCTTCCGTGAATGCGTCCTTGATGGCCTGCTCGTTGGCATTGCGCCAGCCGCCCTCGGGGCCGACCGCCACGAAGCCGACCGTGGTGAGGTCACCATCGGTGCCCGCGCCGCCGTCCGAGCCTGTGTCATCGCCGCCGCCGGCGCAGCCGGTGAGACCCAGCGCCAGAACCCCGGCGCCGACGAAGCCGATCAGGCCCAGCATTCGCTTCTTGTTTGCCATCTCTTCTCCTCCTTGAGACACCCCGGTTTCTACGGTCCGGGGTGGAGTGCGTGTGTCACCGAGTGGGACACTTAAGTGTGCGTGCGGACCAATTGTGCGCGCTAACATTCACGAACGCAAGCTCATGTCGCATATTCGTTACGCCCTCGTTACCGCGAACATCACTGGGAATGAAGACTCCCGGATTCCCGTGTCGAGATCCGTCAGGATCGCGGCCGCGCGGTCGATCCGCGCACTACGAGGCGCGGTTCGATGATGTCGTGCTCGGCGGCCTCATCACCCTCGATTGCGGCGATGATGATCTCCAGCGCGAGGGCGCCGAGCGCCGAGAAGTCCTGTCTCACGGTCGTCAACGGGGGCAGGAAGTGCCGCGCATCGGGGAGGTCGTCAAAGCCGACCACGCTGATGTCATCAGGCACGCTGAGGCCGCGCTCCGACAACCCGTGGACGAGCCCTAGCGCCATCTGGTCGTTGGCGGCGAACACCGCCGTGACCGTGTCGAAGTCGTACGCCGCCCCGAAGGCGTACCCGCAGTCCGAGGTCCAGTCGCCGACTACGGGCGTACCGATCGGAAGCCCCGCGTCGATGAGGGCATCCCGCCAGCCCTGTTCGCGGGCACGCGCGTCGAACCAGTCGAGCGGCCCGGACAGGTGCGCGATCGAGCGGTGCCCCAGTTCGATCAGGTGCATGACCGCCGCCATCGCGCCGGCGCGTTGATCGACCGCCGCGGTGTGCATCTCGGCATCCGACTCAGCCTTGATGACCAGAATCGGAAGGCCCGTGCTTTGCCGGCGCAACAGGTCCAGCGACGAGGCACGCGGCGCGATGACGCACAGTGCATCGACGCCCTGTGTGACCAGCTCCACCACCCCCACATCGATCTGCGACTCCTTATCGTCAGAGATCGAGAATGCGCTGATCGCGTACCCGGCCCCTCGGGCCGCCTCCTCGATGGCCCGAAGAGTGCTGTTCGGCCCCCATTGCACGGGGCTGTCGACGAGCACTCCGATACGCATCGCACGACGCGTGGCAAGGGCCCGGGCGATCGAGCTGCGCGTGTAGTTCATCTCGTCGATCACCTGGAGCACGCGCGCCCGAGTCGACTCGCGGATGTTGGGGTGGCCGTTGAGTACACGCGACACCGTCATGTGCGAAACGCCCGCCTGTTTCGCCACGTCGTAGATGCTCGGCCGCTGCCAGCCGCGCGTCGCCTGTTCAGACATTGCCGATCACCTCGTCAGTTTGCCGCGGCCACCGACACCCGCTCCGTGAGGGAGCTCTTCGAGGACGAAGAATCCGTCACCCGTGCGAGGACCGCTGACCACATAGTAAGGGGCGCGGCCGAGTCGGCATGCACCACGACGGCGCGAAACCTGCACCACCACACGCGGCTCGGCCCGTCCACCCGTCTTGCCGCGGCAAGAGGCTGAACGGGCCGGCCCACGCTCAGTCGCTGCCCGAAGGCCGCTTCCTCACGCTCAGTCGATCTCCACCTCCTGAGAGAGCGCGCGTCGCTTCCTGCGCAGTACCCAGAAGCCGGAACCTAGCGCGAGCAGCAGCGCCCCCAGCCATACGGCGTTGAGGCTCGACGCCCCATTGCCACCAGTGCTCGCAAGCGATCCGTCTCCGTTCGCGTCGCCTGAGCCTGAACCTGGGGCGCTTCCGGATCCACCGCCTGTGGAGCCACCTGAGCCGCCGTCGACGGGTGCCGCAGCGACCACGATCGGCAGCCTTGCCAGCTCTGTGTCGCCGTCGCGCAGCACGATATGATGCGCTCCCGGCTCGATGTCCGCCGGGATCGCCACGGTCTTGTCGATGCGGCCACCCGCGACGGTCGCCGTGGCGAGAGCACGGTACTCGCTGGCGATGCCGATCTCGACCTCAGCCGACGTGACGCCGGTCGCAGTGACCGTGACCGACCCCCCGGCGACCACGTCGGTACGCGACAGCTGCACGGAGAACTCCGCACCTTCGCCGCCGTCGACTGCGGTGAACGCCCAGTTGTCGACATCGACGAGATCTGCCTCCGCGTCCGCCCCTTCGGGACCGGCGAACACGAAGAACACATCGTGCTCACCGGTCGCACCGGTCACGTCCGCTTCAACGGTCGTCCATTCGCCGATGGTGCCGTCGACGGGGATCTCCGCGACAACCTGGCCGTCCACGTTGTCCAGTCGGACCTGGATGCTGCTGCCGGCGACCAACGGCTTGACCGTGGCCGAGACCGCCTTTGCGCCGGAGCCGAAGTCGACGCCGGCGATCCCGGAGAAGTCGCCGTCGTCGATGCCCGACAACACCATGTTGCCGCCGCCGTTGTGTTCCGGGAACTCCGCTGACGCGATATCCGTCTTCGCGGTGCTGACTCCCAGCTGCCAGGCGAGGGTCTCGGCCTCGAAGGCGCGGTACGGATCGAAGCTCTCGACCTGCTCGACACCCGCGCGTGTTCCCGTGACCGGCTTGATGGTGCCGTCGGCATTGAAGTCGAGCTTGTCGATGTGCACCGAACGGTAGCCCTGCGTGGCGCCGGGCGTGCCGAGTGCCGCAGCCCACGCCGCCCCGCGCGTCTGCGCGTGATAGGTGAAGTAGGTTCCGCCCTTGTAGTTGAACATGTCCGAATGGTTGTTGCCGCCGTTGCCGGCGCCGAAGAACGTCCCCTGGTTCTGGAACGCGACTCCCGCGTACTCCGAAGCAGACAGGTCCATCGGGTCCTCGGTCATCATGTAGGCGATGGCGCCGCGTGACGGATGCTGGCCCGGGACCTCGTTCACCTGGAAGTTCGACGAGTACGAGTAGTAGTACTTGTCGCCTCGCTTGAACATGCTCGAAGCCTCGAACATTCCGGGGGCGTCGATCTCGACGGGGTCTCCGTCGAGCGTCACCATGTCGTCCTTCAACTTGGCTACGCGCGTCGACTTGGGATTCTGCGGGCCCTGCTGGTTCGCACCGGTGCCGATCACCGAGTTGCCGCCGAAGTACAGGT
This region includes:
- a CDS encoding sugar ABC transporter ATP-binding protein translates to MTESPPIVEVLGVSITFPGVKALDEVDFRLLPGEVHTLMGENGAGKSTLIKALTGVYQIDSGSILVFGEKRRLTGTASAQAAGISTVYQEVNLCANLTIGENVMLGHEVRGALGINWRKTHARAKDALAGMGLGHLDTRAPLSSISLALQQLVAISRAMVTDSKVLILDEPTSSLDAAEVEVLFTVIRRLRDQGVAILFVSHFLDQVYAISDRITVLRNGRFVGEYLKRELDRTQLISKMIGKDLDALRALGSNRQVDVRDRTATPVYAAEGIGRKGALAPTDIEIHKGEVVGFAGLLGAGRTELARLIFGADRADSGTVRIQGKKVNITTPVAGLGKHVAYSTENRREDGIIGDLSVRENIMLAVQAKRGWLRRVPAREVDQLVKTYMERFSVRPNDPDRPIRLLSGGNQQKVLLGRWLATEPDLLLLDEPTRGIDVGAKADIQEAVAELAEAGMSVVFISSELEEVVRLSERIVILKDHEKVGEIVNGPDVTAERIVSIIAAESEEQAVIQAEALAGGENS
- a CDS encoding substrate-binding domain-containing protein, producing MANKKRMLGLIGFVGAGVLALGLTGCAGGGDDTGSDGGAGTDGDLTTVGFVAVGPEGGWRNANEQAIKDAFTEEAGFELKYAPAASPSDQKSQLDAFATFVNDEVDVILLTATEASGWEDSLKLAQEAEIPVILLDRGVDASEDLYVTRIAPDNFQVAASVGAWTVETFPEGANYFVLEGVPGLSVVNERNEGFDSEVGSVASLNKVGAQTANWKTDEGKSVIETVLKANNNDIQFIFAQNDEMGIGAAQAVTAAGLVPGTDVKIATIDGTTGALEALAAGQLSFVAQYNPFFGDIAVDAVNKTLAGEKVESVIIVDSATFDSAEAGEKALADGQGF
- a CDS encoding LacI family DNA-binding transcriptional regulator — protein: MSEQATRGWQRPSIYDVAKQAGVSHMTVSRVLNGHPNIRESTRARVLQVIDEMNYTRSSIARALATRRAMRIGVLVDSPVQWGPNSTLRAIEEAARGAGYAISAFSISDDKESQIDVGVVELVTQGVDALCVIAPRASSLDLLRRQSTGLPILVIKAESDAEMHTAAVDQRAGAMAAVMHLIELGHRSIAHLSGPLDWFDARAREQGWRDALIDAGLPIGTPVVGDWTSDCGYAFGAAYDFDTVTAVFAANDQMALGLVHGLSERGLSVPDDISVVGFDDLPDARHFLPPLTTVRQDFSALGALALEIIIAAIEGDEAAEHDIIEPRLVVRGSTARPRS